The Corylus avellana chromosome ca8, CavTom2PMs-1.0 genome has a segment encoding these proteins:
- the LOC132190405 gene encoding uncharacterized protein LOC132190405 isoform X1: protein MEVEVSESKSMAMAIGMLRREDSEKDRVRVKRKTLQTVLEQCQRALEMLNTTSGGDDDEEDDSDDAGGADVDEEQRGEGSGSLRGDREADELCDLLKSRLECPDFLEKLECAQASVPQNIAAEEGSSWDMVNENDLWENEDLDSEQEDYVLVRQEDIVEGIACFMAAYLLSLKQTKDLTPNQLQDALSKTFSVKKKKGKLRKAWDGSKVIYNVASWGATALGIYQNPVILRAATNAFWTSCQVISKLL from the exons ATGGAAGTGGAGGTGTCGGAATCGAAATCGATGGCGATGGCGATCGGGATGCTCCGAAGGGAGGATTCCGAGAAGGATCGGGTGCGCGTGAAGAGGAAGACCTTGCAGACCGTGCTCGAGCAGTGCCAGAGAGCTCTCGAAATGCTCAACACCACAAGCGGTGGCGACGATGACGAAGAAGACGATAGCGATGACGCCGGCGGTGCAGACGTTGATGAAGAGCAACGTGGCGAGGGCTCGGGGTCTCTGCGAGGTGACCGAGAGGCTGATGAG TTGTGCGATCTTCTCAAGTCGAGGCTTGAATGCCCCGACTTCCTTGAAAAGCTAGAGTGTGCACAGGCATCAGTTCCACAAAATATTGCTG CAGAAGAAGGTAGTTCTTGGGATATGGTTAATGAAAATGATTTATGGGAAAATGAAGATCTTGATTCGGAACAAGAGGATTACGTTCTTGTTAGGCAAGAAGACATAGTTGAGGGTATTGCCTGCTTCATGGCTGCATACTTATTGTCCCTAAAACAGACTAAG GATTTGACCCCTAACCAACTCCAGGATG CACTTAGCAAGACATTCtcagtgaaaaagaaaaagggaaagctCCGTAAGGCTTGGGATGGAAGCAAAGTTATTTACAATGTGGCATCTTGGGGTGCAACTGCTTTAGG GATATACCAAAACCCTGTAATTCTAAGGGCTGCAACGAATGCCTTCTGGACTTCTTGTCAAGTAATATCAAAGCTTCTATGA
- the LOC132190600 gene encoding rho GTPase-activating protein REN1 isoform X1, with product MTTRNPESSQGDGGVPPPPPPPPPGDLRSRSGNTVFKSGPLFISSKGIGWTSWKKRWFILTRTSLVFFRSDPSAVPQKGGEVNLTLGGIDLNNSGSVEVKADKKLLTVLFPDGRDGRAFTLKAETMEDLYEWKAALENALGQAPSAAHVMGQNGIFRNDQTDSVDNSLDQLKDRQPFKSSVIGRPVLVALEDVDGAPSFLEKALRFIEEYGIKVEGILRQAAYVDDVEHRVREYEQGKIEFSPEEDPHVVADCVKYVLRELPSSPVPASCCNALLEACRTERGTRVNALRGAICDTFPEPNRLLLQRVLVMMQTVASHKAENRMSSSAVAACMAPLLLRPLLAGDCDIENDFDVGGDGSAQLLQAAAAANHAQAIVITLLEEYDKIFKEGSMSLELYTESEESGSESEGATDDDDDDESYEDDEHGDATQESDAGADEDFENASSGTCSESGDSRDNDPPCDNKDSDGSNLGDQSPEVDASIDSQKLSSNSFETSLPQHDVLQTGRSLPNQSKNSSVMQVTESAEPLGDASEEPSLVPTSTSPSPISLIRKSTTISNGPARGARFRTMLGRNSARKNLSMESIDYSIEEEVEIQRLESTKTELENRIAREGKGNAILQASLQRRKKALRERRLALEQDVARLQEQLQKERDLRTALEAGMQTSQVPSRVLATIDEKTRVELEEIAQAEAYVINLKKNVDDLESQLNQQCEHNYGPMHASINHTQQTPNNQAKRKDKQKDTEATATSLLETSRSKGPNSTTFALSKLTTRLNFLKERRSQLANELQDMDRGQGSAQPVQNLEKGRGSESRQSLQNLDKVQRIEVQSVQNPDIGEQGDYCTLPMNFGVGSKGQSYANPEKFRK from the exons ATGACTACCCGAAACCCCGAATCGTCTCAG GGAGATGGCGGtgttcctcctcctcctccgcctCCTCCGCCTGGTGATCTGCGTTCTCGTAGTGGCAATACG GTTTTCAAGAGCGGGCCACTTTTTATATCATCCAAAG GAATTGGATGGACATCCTGGAAGAAAAGGTGGTTTATTTTAACACGTACTTCTCTGGTTTTCTTCCGAAGTGATCCA AGTGCTGTTCCCCAAAAGGGGGGCGAAGTGAATTTGACCCTTGGTGGTATTGACCTCAACAATTCAGGCAG CGTGGAGGTCAAAGCAGATAAAAAACTCCTGACTGTGCTCTTTCCTGATGGTCGTGATGGACGAGCTTTCACACTAAAG GCTGAAACTATGGAGGATTTATATGAGTGGAAGGCTGCACTTGAGAATGCTTTGGGGCAAGCACCAAGTGCCGCTCATGTAATGGGGCAAAATGGTATCTTCAGGAACGATCAGACTGATTCAGTTGATAATTCTTTGGATCAGT tgaaggaTAGACAGCCTTTCAAATCTTCAGTTATTGGACGGCCAGTTTTAGTTGCCTTGGAAGATGTTGATGGAGCTCCGTCTTTCTTGGAAAAAGCCCTCAGGTTTATAGAAGAGTATG GCATCAAAGTAGAAGGGATCTTGCGTCAAGCCGCCTACGTTGATGATGTTGAACATCGAGTTCGGGAATACGAGCAGG GAAAAATTGAGTTTTCTCCAGAGGAGGATCCACATGTTGTTGCTGATTGTGTCAAG TATGTCCTCCGGGAGTTGCCATCATCTCCTGTCCCTGCATCTTGCTGCAATGCACTATTAGAAGCATGTC GAACTGAACGTGGTACTAGAGTCAATGCTCTTCGTGGAGCAATATGTGATACGTTCCCAGAACCAAATCGCCTCTTATTGCAAAG AGTACTTGTGATGATGCAAACTGTAGCTTCTCACAAAGCTGAGAATCGAATGAGCTCCTCGGCTGTCGCTGCATGCATGGCACCCTTACTTTTGCGTCCCCTTTTAGCTGGTGACTGCGACATCGAAAATGATTTTGACGTTGGTGGTGACGGTTCTGCTCAACTTTTGCAAGCCGCTGCTGCAGCTAACCATGCTCAAGCCATTGTTATAACTTTATTAGAGGAGTATGATAAGATATTCAAG GAAGGGTCCATGTCTCTTGAGCTATACACTGAGTCAGAAGAGAGTGGAAGTGAGAGTGAGGGGGCaactgatgatgatgatgatgatgaatccTATGAAGATGATGAACATGGTGATGCAACTCAGGAATCTGATGCAGGTGCAGATGAGGATTTTGAAAATGCATCAAGTGGAACCTGCAGCGAGAGTGGTGACTCTAGAGACAATGATCCTCCGTGCGATAATAAG GATTCTGATGGTTCAAACTTGGGTGACCAATCCCCTGAAGTAGATGCTTCCATAGACAGTCAGAAGTTGTCATCAAATTCATTTGAAACTTCATTGCCTCAACATGACGTTCTACAAACTGGTCGGAGTCTTccaaatcaaagcaaaaatagTTCGGTAATGCAGGTCACTGAATCTGCTGAACCACTAGGAGATGCTTCTGAAGAACCAAGTTTGGTTCCTACGTCTACAAGTCCTAGTCCAATCTCATTGATCAGAAAATCTACAACCATATCCAATGGACCTGCACGTGGTGCTAGGTTTCGCACCATGTTGGGGCGTAACTCT GCAAGGAAGAACCTTTCCATGGAATCCATTGATTATTCCATAGAAGAAGA AGTTGAAATCCAGAGGCTTGAGTCAACTAAAACTGAATTGGAAAACAGAATTGCAAGAGAG GGTAAAGGGAATGCAATTCTGCAAGCCAGTCTGCAAAGACGAAAGAAGGCCTTGCGTGAGCGTCGTCTAGCTCTTGAGCAAGAT GTTGCAAGACTACAGGAACAGTTGCAAAAGGAAAGAGACTTGAGGACAGCTCTTGAAGCAGGAATGCAGACTTCTCAGGTGCCGTCACGTGTTTTAGCCACTATAGATGAAAAG ACAAGGGTAGAGCTTGAGGAAATAGCTCAGGCAGAGGCGTATGTCATCAATTTGAAGAAGAATGTTGATGATCTTGAATCGCAGCTGAATCAACAATGTGAACATAACTATGGTCCTATGCATGCTTCAATCAATCATACCCAACAAACTCCAAATAATCAAGCAAAACG GAAAGATAAACAGAAGGATACTGAAGCCACTGCCACTTCACTTCTTGAAACGTCGAGAAGTAAG GGACCAAATTCAACTACTTTTGCACTGTCAAAGTTGACAACCCGATTGAACTTTCTGAAGGAAAGGCGCAGCCAACTAGCAAATGAACTCCAGGATATGGATAGAGGCCAAGGATCAGCTCAACCTGTCCAAAACCTGGAGAAAGGTAGAGGATCGGAATCCCGCCAATCACTCCAAAACCTGGACAAGGTTCAAAGAATCGAAGTTCAATCTGTCCAAAACCCAGACATAGGTGAACAAGGGGATTATTGTACATTACCTATGAACTTTGGAGTAGGGAGTAAAGGCCAATCATATGCAAATCCAGAAAAATTCAGGAAATGA
- the LOC132190600 gene encoding rho GTPase-activating protein REN1 isoform X2: MTTRNPESSQGDGGVPPPPPPPPPGDLRSRSGNTVFKSGPLFISSKGIGWTSWKKRWFILTRTSLVFFRSDPSAVPQKGGEVNLTLGGIDLNNSGSVEVKADKKLLTVLFPDGRDGRAFTLKAETMEDLYEWKAALENALGQAPSAAHVMGQNVKDRQPFKSSVIGRPVLVALEDVDGAPSFLEKALRFIEEYGIKVEGILRQAAYVDDVEHRVREYEQGKIEFSPEEDPHVVADCVKYVLRELPSSPVPASCCNALLEACRTERGTRVNALRGAICDTFPEPNRLLLQRVLVMMQTVASHKAENRMSSSAVAACMAPLLLRPLLAGDCDIENDFDVGGDGSAQLLQAAAAANHAQAIVITLLEEYDKIFKEGSMSLELYTESEESGSESEGATDDDDDDESYEDDEHGDATQESDAGADEDFENASSGTCSESGDSRDNDPPCDNKDSDGSNLGDQSPEVDASIDSQKLSSNSFETSLPQHDVLQTGRSLPNQSKNSSVMQVTESAEPLGDASEEPSLVPTSTSPSPISLIRKSTTISNGPARGARFRTMLGRNSARKNLSMESIDYSIEEEVEIQRLESTKTELENRIAREGKGNAILQASLQRRKKALRERRLALEQDVARLQEQLQKERDLRTALEAGMQTSQVPSRVLATIDEKTRVELEEIAQAEAYVINLKKNVDDLESQLNQQCEHNYGPMHASINHTQQTPNNQAKRKDKQKDTEATATSLLETSRSKGPNSTTFALSKLTTRLNFLKERRSQLANELQDMDRGQGSAQPVQNLEKGRGSESRQSLQNLDKVQRIEVQSVQNPDIGEQGDYCTLPMNFGVGSKGQSYANPEKFRK; the protein is encoded by the exons ATGACTACCCGAAACCCCGAATCGTCTCAG GGAGATGGCGGtgttcctcctcctcctccgcctCCTCCGCCTGGTGATCTGCGTTCTCGTAGTGGCAATACG GTTTTCAAGAGCGGGCCACTTTTTATATCATCCAAAG GAATTGGATGGACATCCTGGAAGAAAAGGTGGTTTATTTTAACACGTACTTCTCTGGTTTTCTTCCGAAGTGATCCA AGTGCTGTTCCCCAAAAGGGGGGCGAAGTGAATTTGACCCTTGGTGGTATTGACCTCAACAATTCAGGCAG CGTGGAGGTCAAAGCAGATAAAAAACTCCTGACTGTGCTCTTTCCTGATGGTCGTGATGGACGAGCTTTCACACTAAAG GCTGAAACTATGGAGGATTTATATGAGTGGAAGGCTGCACTTGAGAATGCTTTGGGGCAAGCACCAAGTGCCGCTCATGTAATGGGGCAAAATG tgaaggaTAGACAGCCTTTCAAATCTTCAGTTATTGGACGGCCAGTTTTAGTTGCCTTGGAAGATGTTGATGGAGCTCCGTCTTTCTTGGAAAAAGCCCTCAGGTTTATAGAAGAGTATG GCATCAAAGTAGAAGGGATCTTGCGTCAAGCCGCCTACGTTGATGATGTTGAACATCGAGTTCGGGAATACGAGCAGG GAAAAATTGAGTTTTCTCCAGAGGAGGATCCACATGTTGTTGCTGATTGTGTCAAG TATGTCCTCCGGGAGTTGCCATCATCTCCTGTCCCTGCATCTTGCTGCAATGCACTATTAGAAGCATGTC GAACTGAACGTGGTACTAGAGTCAATGCTCTTCGTGGAGCAATATGTGATACGTTCCCAGAACCAAATCGCCTCTTATTGCAAAG AGTACTTGTGATGATGCAAACTGTAGCTTCTCACAAAGCTGAGAATCGAATGAGCTCCTCGGCTGTCGCTGCATGCATGGCACCCTTACTTTTGCGTCCCCTTTTAGCTGGTGACTGCGACATCGAAAATGATTTTGACGTTGGTGGTGACGGTTCTGCTCAACTTTTGCAAGCCGCTGCTGCAGCTAACCATGCTCAAGCCATTGTTATAACTTTATTAGAGGAGTATGATAAGATATTCAAG GAAGGGTCCATGTCTCTTGAGCTATACACTGAGTCAGAAGAGAGTGGAAGTGAGAGTGAGGGGGCaactgatgatgatgatgatgatgaatccTATGAAGATGATGAACATGGTGATGCAACTCAGGAATCTGATGCAGGTGCAGATGAGGATTTTGAAAATGCATCAAGTGGAACCTGCAGCGAGAGTGGTGACTCTAGAGACAATGATCCTCCGTGCGATAATAAG GATTCTGATGGTTCAAACTTGGGTGACCAATCCCCTGAAGTAGATGCTTCCATAGACAGTCAGAAGTTGTCATCAAATTCATTTGAAACTTCATTGCCTCAACATGACGTTCTACAAACTGGTCGGAGTCTTccaaatcaaagcaaaaatagTTCGGTAATGCAGGTCACTGAATCTGCTGAACCACTAGGAGATGCTTCTGAAGAACCAAGTTTGGTTCCTACGTCTACAAGTCCTAGTCCAATCTCATTGATCAGAAAATCTACAACCATATCCAATGGACCTGCACGTGGTGCTAGGTTTCGCACCATGTTGGGGCGTAACTCT GCAAGGAAGAACCTTTCCATGGAATCCATTGATTATTCCATAGAAGAAGA AGTTGAAATCCAGAGGCTTGAGTCAACTAAAACTGAATTGGAAAACAGAATTGCAAGAGAG GGTAAAGGGAATGCAATTCTGCAAGCCAGTCTGCAAAGACGAAAGAAGGCCTTGCGTGAGCGTCGTCTAGCTCTTGAGCAAGAT GTTGCAAGACTACAGGAACAGTTGCAAAAGGAAAGAGACTTGAGGACAGCTCTTGAAGCAGGAATGCAGACTTCTCAGGTGCCGTCACGTGTTTTAGCCACTATAGATGAAAAG ACAAGGGTAGAGCTTGAGGAAATAGCTCAGGCAGAGGCGTATGTCATCAATTTGAAGAAGAATGTTGATGATCTTGAATCGCAGCTGAATCAACAATGTGAACATAACTATGGTCCTATGCATGCTTCAATCAATCATACCCAACAAACTCCAAATAATCAAGCAAAACG GAAAGATAAACAGAAGGATACTGAAGCCACTGCCACTTCACTTCTTGAAACGTCGAGAAGTAAG GGACCAAATTCAACTACTTTTGCACTGTCAAAGTTGACAACCCGATTGAACTTTCTGAAGGAAAGGCGCAGCCAACTAGCAAATGAACTCCAGGATATGGATAGAGGCCAAGGATCAGCTCAACCTGTCCAAAACCTGGAGAAAGGTAGAGGATCGGAATCCCGCCAATCACTCCAAAACCTGGACAAGGTTCAAAGAATCGAAGTTCAATCTGTCCAAAACCCAGACATAGGTGAACAAGGGGATTATTGTACATTACCTATGAACTTTGGAGTAGGGAGTAAAGGCCAATCATATGCAAATCCAGAAAAATTCAGGAAATGA
- the LOC132190405 gene encoding uncharacterized protein LOC132190405 isoform X2 — MEVEVSESKSMAMAIGMLRREDSEKDRVRVKRKTLQTVLEQCQRALEMLNTTSGGDDDEEDDSDDAGGADVDEEQRGEGSGSLRGDREADELCDLLKSRLECPDFLEKLECAQASVPQNIAEEGSSWDMVNENDLWENEDLDSEQEDYVLVRQEDIVEGIACFMAAYLLSLKQTKDLTPNQLQDALSKTFSVKKKKGKLRKAWDGSKVIYNVASWGATALGIYQNPVILRAATNAFWTSCQVISKLL; from the exons ATGGAAGTGGAGGTGTCGGAATCGAAATCGATGGCGATGGCGATCGGGATGCTCCGAAGGGAGGATTCCGAGAAGGATCGGGTGCGCGTGAAGAGGAAGACCTTGCAGACCGTGCTCGAGCAGTGCCAGAGAGCTCTCGAAATGCTCAACACCACAAGCGGTGGCGACGATGACGAAGAAGACGATAGCGATGACGCCGGCGGTGCAGACGTTGATGAAGAGCAACGTGGCGAGGGCTCGGGGTCTCTGCGAGGTGACCGAGAGGCTGATGAG TTGTGCGATCTTCTCAAGTCGAGGCTTGAATGCCCCGACTTCCTTGAAAAGCTAGAGTGTGCACAGGCATCAGTTCCACAAAATATTGCTG AAGAAGGTAGTTCTTGGGATATGGTTAATGAAAATGATTTATGGGAAAATGAAGATCTTGATTCGGAACAAGAGGATTACGTTCTTGTTAGGCAAGAAGACATAGTTGAGGGTATTGCCTGCTTCATGGCTGCATACTTATTGTCCCTAAAACAGACTAAG GATTTGACCCCTAACCAACTCCAGGATG CACTTAGCAAGACATTCtcagtgaaaaagaaaaagggaaagctCCGTAAGGCTTGGGATGGAAGCAAAGTTATTTACAATGTGGCATCTTGGGGTGCAACTGCTTTAGG GATATACCAAAACCCTGTAATTCTAAGGGCTGCAACGAATGCCTTCTGGACTTCTTGTCAAGTAATATCAAAGCTTCTATGA
- the LOC132189972 gene encoding mitochondrial uncoupling protein 5, with protein MGLKGFAEGGIASIVAGCSTHPLDLIKVRMQLQGEKIHAPAPQPIHNLRPAFATGGTTTLHVPTGQPAPPIRLGGPISVGARILQTEGVAALFSGVSATMLRQTLYSTTRMGLYDVLKHEWTDPDTAHMPLTKKIAAGLIAGAVGAAVGNPADVAMVRMQADGRLPAAQRRNYKSVIDAIARMARQEGVASLWRGSALTVNRAMIVTASQLASYDEFKEMILERHLMNDGLATHVMASFAAGFVAAVASNPVDVIKTRVMTMKVEPGRAAPYSGALDCAIKTVRAEGPMALYKGFIPTVSRQGPFTVVLFVTLEQVRKILKDF; from the coding sequence atgggTCTCAAGGGTTTCGCCGAAGGCGGCATTGCTTCCATCGTTGCAGGCTGTTCCACTCACCCTCTTGATCTCATCAAAGTCCGAATGCAACTCCAGGGGGAGAAAATCCACGCGCCCGCCCCACAGCCCATCCACAATCTCCGCCCAGCTTTCGCCACTGGGGGGACCACCACTCTCCACGTCCCAACGGGACAGCCGGCCCCGCCGATTCGTCTGGGGGGACCCATCTCTGTCGGCGCGCGCATCCTCCAGACGGAAGGCGTCGCCGCATTGTTCTCTGGCGTATCCGCCACCATGCTCCGCCAGACGCTTTATTCCACCACGCGCATGGGGCTTTACGACGTGCTCAAGCACGAGTGGACTGACCCGGACACGGCCCACATGCCGCTGACGAAGAAGATAGCCGCCGGCTTGATAGCCGGCGCGGTGGGCGCGGCGGTGGGAAACCCCGCCGACGTGGCCATGGTCCGAATGCAGGCCGACGGGCGCCTCCCGGCGGCTCAGCGGCGCAACTACAAGAGCGTGATCGACGCGATCGCGCGCATGGCGAGGCAGGAGGGCGTGGCGAGCCTGTGGCGCGGCTCTGCTCTGACGGTGAACCGAGCCATGATCGTGACGGCGTCACAGCTGGCGTCGTACGACGAGTTCAAGGAGATGATCCTGGAGAGGCACCTGATGAACGACGGCCTTGCAACCCACGTGATGGCGAGTTTCGCGGCGGGGTTCGTGGCGGCCGTTGCGTCGAACCCGGTGGACGTTATAAAGACGAGGGTGATGACGATGAAGGTGGAGCCGGGGCGTGCCGCGCCGTACAGTGGGGCCCTGGACTGCGCTATAAAGACGGTGAGGGCTGAGGGACCCATGGCTCTGTACAAGGGCTTCATTCCGACAGTGTCTAGGCAGGGACCTTTCACTGTCGTCCTGTTCGTTACGCTCGAGCAAGTCAGGAAGATTCTGAAGGACTTCTGA